In the Rhodospirillaceae bacterium genome, one interval contains:
- a CDS encoding flagellar hook-basal body complex protein encodes MSLFGALFSGVSGLQAQSSAMGAIADNVTNINTIGYKATQVNFKTLVTSQVSLTQYSPGGVQSAPRQSVDLQGLLQATTASTDIALSGQGFFVANEAAEPARGDQFVFTRAGSFRVDQEGFLQNVGGYYMQGWPLSFFDGSQGAAQVQVGNNTFMKSYINESGDRVLINDNVIDERNLRPINLQTIGGTASPTTTVAIGANLPAEALVGESERVNNLIFDSLGNPHNLTYEFRKTAANNWNFAVEQPAQSAVIEMSSQNGETYFSSGRLDFLDQFTSPMTGTINMTAGDGDVVTIILNDGGGDDTVYNPGATDTTLEVDVAGRTLSQILDEVADRVDTFLTDATVFGAAPTPPGNWARRISGENGITFDQAAETGGGNVAMTFTANINDADGDSVVFQNDTAGYSVPLLSATTGWYDLSAGTLGTNAIEFSGSGTAQNMFGLDSSQANSPRHTLEIVWANGAENMESGNSNSPAIEVFVGNYGTPDGLTQLSGNFQLNFLQQNGAKFGNFAGVSVGQDGIVTALFDNGVTRPVFQIPVATFTNPNGLSNVSGNVWISTDFSGNPVLREAGDAGAGSVNSAALEASTVDLGQEFTRMITTQRAYSSAAKVITTSDDMLDELLRIKR; translated from the coding sequence ATGTCACTTTTTGGGGCTTTATTTTCAGGCGTTTCAGGACTGCAGGCACAGTCAAGCGCTATGGGCGCCATCGCTGATAACGTAACCAACATCAATACGATTGGTTACAAGGCGACTCAGGTGAACTTCAAAACCCTGGTCACTTCTCAGGTGTCCCTGACGCAATACTCACCGGGTGGTGTGCAATCTGCACCGCGGCAAAGTGTCGACTTACAGGGCCTCCTGCAGGCCACGACCGCGTCGACGGATATCGCGCTCTCTGGCCAAGGATTTTTTGTGGCGAACGAAGCTGCCGAACCTGCCCGTGGCGACCAATTTGTCTTCACCCGCGCTGGGTCATTCAGAGTGGACCAAGAAGGTTTCCTGCAAAACGTTGGCGGCTATTATATGCAAGGCTGGCCATTGAGCTTCTTTGACGGCAGCCAAGGTGCCGCACAAGTTCAGGTTGGTAACAACACCTTTATGAAGTCCTACATTAACGAATCTGGCGACCGGGTTCTGATCAACGATAACGTGATTGACGAACGCAACTTGCGCCCGATCAACCTGCAGACGATTGGTGGAACCGCCTCCCCCACCACAACGGTCGCGATCGGTGCGAACTTACCGGCCGAAGCGTTGGTCGGAGAGTCAGAACGGGTCAACAACCTGATCTTTGACTCTCTCGGCAACCCACACAATCTGACGTACGAATTCCGCAAGACGGCGGCCAACAACTGGAACTTCGCAGTTGAGCAACCTGCTCAATCCGCAGTGATTGAGATGTCCAGCCAGAACGGTGAAACATACTTCTCATCAGGTCGCCTTGATTTCCTGGATCAATTCACTTCACCCATGACAGGGACCATCAACATGACGGCCGGTGACGGCGACGTCGTGACGATTATTCTGAACGATGGCGGCGGTGATGACACGGTTTACAACCCTGGTGCCACAGACACGACACTTGAAGTTGATGTTGCAGGTCGGACATTAAGCCAGATTTTGGATGAAGTGGCGGACCGGGTTGACACCTTCCTGACCGATGCAACGGTCTTCGGTGCTGCCCCAACCCCTCCCGGCAACTGGGCCCGCCGGATCTCTGGCGAAAATGGCATCACGTTCGATCAGGCTGCAGAAACGGGTGGTGGCAACGTGGCCATGACCTTTACCGCAAACATCAATGACGCCGACGGCGACTCTGTTGTGTTCCAAAATGACACCGCCGGATACTCAGTGCCGCTGCTCAGTGCAACGACCGGTTGGTACGATCTGTCAGCAGGTACCTTAGGAACAAACGCGATTGAATTTAGCGGCAGTGGCACGGCCCAAAACATGTTCGGCCTCGATTCCTCGCAGGCGAACTCGCCGCGGCATACCTTGGAAATTGTTTGGGCCAACGGCGCTGAAAACATGGAATCGGGCAACTCAAACAGTCCAGCGATTGAAGTGTTTGTCGGCAACTACGGCACACCTGACGGTCTCACCCAGCTTTCTGGCAACTTCCAGCTCAACTTCTTGCAGCAAAATGGTGCGAAGTTCGGCAACTTTGCTGGGGTATCAGTTGGACAAGACGGCATTGTTACAGCGCTGTTCGACAACGGTGTAACGCGCCCGGTCTTCCAGATTCCCGTAGCGACCTTCACCAATCCGAACGGCCTGAGTAACGTCAGTGGCAACGTGTGGATTTCAACTGACTTCTCAGGCAACCCGGTGTTGCGTGAAGCCGGGGACGCTGGCGCGGGGTCTGTCAACTCAGCCGCACTTGAAGCCTCAACGGTGGACCTCGGGCAAGAATTCACGCGGATGATTACCACGCAGCGCGCCTATTCGTCCGCCGCGAAGGTGATCACCACATCTGATGACATGCTGGACGAACTGCTGAGAATTAAGCGTTAA
- a CDS encoding flagellar hook assembly protein FlgD, whose product MSDLSTNITGLIGGSNSQALSSSDADRNKLAKDLDSFLTLLTSQLKNQDPLSPMDSTEFTNQLVQFAQVEQQINLNESMSEVVDLTQQSIVTSAVNYMGETIEAASDQVPLQNGIARMAYGLGADSTATTVVIRDGTGEIVHTEAGQTTAGVHELTWDGTHKDTGQQLPDGTYSVEATALGKGEEQVPTWTTTFGRVTGLTNVNGTTVLLMDKVAVPIQQILSVSETIPEQQQQS is encoded by the coding sequence ATGTCTGACCTTTCAACAAATATTACCGGCCTTATTGGTGGCTCAAACAGCCAGGCGCTGAGTTCTTCGGATGCTGACCGGAACAAGCTTGCCAAAGACTTAGATTCGTTCCTGACACTTTTGACATCCCAGCTAAAGAACCAAGATCCTCTCTCACCCATGGACTCGACAGAGTTCACCAATCAGCTGGTTCAATTTGCGCAAGTTGAGCAACAGATCAATTTGAACGAGAGCATGTCCGAAGTTGTTGATTTGACGCAACAAAGCATCGTGACCAGCGCCGTTAATTACATGGGCGAAACTATTGAAGCCGCCAGCGATCAAGTGCCGTTACAGAACGGCATTGCCCGCATGGCCTATGGTCTGGGCGCAGACAGCACAGCCACAACCGTGGTTATTCGCGACGGTACGGGCGAGATCGTCCACACTGAGGCTGGACAAACCACAGCAGGCGTTCATGAGCTGACCTGGGATGGAACGCACAAAGACACCGGACAACAGCTTCCGGATGGTACCTACTCCGTAGAAGCAACAGCTCTGGGTAAGGGTGAAGAGCAAGTACCAACGTGGACCACCACATTTGGCCGGGTCACGGGCCTAACCAATGTGAACGGAACAACCGTGCTGTTGATGGACAAAGTCGCAGTGCCCATTCAGCAGATTTTATCTGTCAGTGAAACCATACCGGAGCAGCAGCAACAAAGCTGA
- a CDS encoding flagellar hook-length control protein FliK → MDAINAVTIKTERNPITGSADDFRNVADGFAALVQISGKKTSLDSAKSNAEGELMRLDDSRDLVRDSHKLNDTDADKTDRDDATEGDDNKDDTRKADDTDNEDSDKNTSESSDSETSEDTDGTGDDQTAASTDGNAEGQPQVAGDGFGADLSVIEGAAAAAATTQVKTTVEAIVTNTTVDKTVKVATAADTGTTQTGVQSQQQADAGVQQIAAAQSTKTETTATPTQTQTVQTAAAANQTQTTSNQTTAAQANPAQTQQGQQVVQERVQNQSTESRSAAAQAQSQDLSKRLGDSTRAQVQVNVTGQQANQTATEPSPFNRFVGYNAGDSRTVSTANGQAGTGNATNAALNNANTPAEKPAVQTAAPIPTSTPQPHTQPSQPGTASGLPRAELSGTPARGDSGLSQAGTGQTNSGATSAPQPAAQATALQSGPSFAPTAQAATGAERPPAPTSSQVVEQIKVNINKGVKAGLDRVTIQLRPENLGKIEVKMELSQDGKVRAFVTADTKETLDLLQRDARGLEKALQDAGLRTDSNNLHFALKSDTPEQNAKNAKNGSGPAANDNADEEADESLIAEEEYDRAFAAASRGGVDQLV, encoded by the coding sequence ATGGACGCCATCAACGCCGTAACGATCAAAACTGAGCGCAACCCAATTACGGGGTCTGCCGATGACTTCCGCAACGTCGCCGACGGGTTTGCTGCGCTCGTTCAAATTTCAGGCAAGAAAACTTCCCTGGACAGTGCGAAGAGCAACGCGGAAGGCGAGTTGATGCGCCTGGATGACAGCCGGGATCTGGTGCGTGATAGCCACAAACTTAATGACACCGATGCTGACAAAACTGACCGCGACGACGCGACAGAGGGTGACGACAATAAAGACGATACCCGCAAAGCCGACGACACAGATAACGAAGACTCAGACAAAAACACATCAGAGTCATCAGACTCGGAAACGTCCGAAGACACAGATGGCACAGGCGACGATCAAACCGCCGCTAGCACCGATGGCAACGCAGAAGGCCAACCACAAGTCGCAGGTGATGGCTTTGGTGCAGACTTAAGCGTTATCGAAGGTGCCGCCGCTGCCGCAGCAACGACTCAAGTTAAAACAACTGTTGAAGCGATCGTTACCAACACGACCGTTGATAAAACAGTAAAAGTCGCTACCGCCGCTGATACCGGAACGACTCAGACTGGTGTACAATCGCAGCAGCAGGCTGACGCTGGTGTACAACAAATTGCAGCCGCGCAGTCTACTAAGACTGAAACAACGGCGACACCGACCCAAACGCAGACTGTTCAAACGGCCGCTGCAGCAAACCAAACGCAAACAACATCAAATCAAACCACAGCCGCACAGGCCAACCCAGCGCAAACCCAACAAGGGCAGCAGGTGGTGCAAGAGCGTGTTCAAAATCAATCAACGGAAAGCCGTTCAGCCGCTGCGCAGGCACAGTCACAAGACTTGTCAAAGCGCCTTGGCGACTCAACACGTGCTCAAGTGCAAGTTAATGTTACCGGCCAACAGGCCAATCAAACAGCCACTGAACCAAGCCCCTTCAATCGTTTTGTCGGTTATAACGCTGGTGACTCCCGTACCGTTTCCACGGCCAACGGCCAGGCTGGAACCGGCAATGCGACGAACGCCGCCTTAAACAATGCGAACACCCCGGCTGAGAAGCCCGCAGTGCAGACCGCCGCTCCCATCCCAACGTCTACACCGCAACCTCACACACAGCCTTCTCAGCCGGGGACAGCTTCAGGTCTGCCACGCGCAGAGCTCTCTGGCACACCAGCGCGCGGTGACAGCGGATTGAGTCAAGCCGGAACCGGACAAACCAATTCTGGTGCGACAAGTGCGCCACAACCAGCGGCGCAAGCGACTGCGCTTCAAAGTGGTCCGTCTTTTGCGCCAACGGCGCAAGCAGCGACCGGAGCAGAGCGCCCCCCTGCACCTACGTCTTCGCAGGTTGTTGAGCAGATTAAGGTGAACATCAACAAAGGCGTTAAAGCCGGTCTGGATCGCGTCACCATTCAACTGCGGCCTGAAAACCTCGGAAAAATCGAAGTGAAGATGGAACTTTCACAAGACGGCAAGGTCCGCGCCTTCGTGACAGCTGACACCAAAGAGACTCTTGATCTTCTGCAACGCGATGCTCGTGGATTAGAGAAAGCGCTGCAAGATGCCGGCCTAAGAACAGACTCAAACAATCTGCATTTTGCCTTAAAGAGCGACACGCCAGAGCAAAATGCCAAGAACGCCAAAAACGGTAGCGGACCGGCTGCCAACGACAATGCGGACGAAGAAGCAGATGAGTCTCTCATCGCTGAAGAAGAATACGACCGCGCGTTCGCTGCCGCTTCTCGCGGCGGTGTGGATCAACTGGTCTAA
- a CDS encoding tetratricopeptide repeat protein, with amino-acid sequence MTSTEDINSARALYLSGDLAAAKQAYDNALASGGSLELCNLGLGLIAMDRQQVDEALRHLTIAAQPDDSIEAKIALSLALTKADRFEEALSVLEKSAALFPNESALWRLKGKTELKCARRTEALDSFLKAQALTPQDTNILNDLGVTCRALKRYAEAESYYRQAISLNPSLPVAHANLGNVLELQGRGDEAEQALRTALKLNPKDQDAAYNLATLLIKRERPQEAGPVLEILLTTHPDRWDALTNLAVCKLHVGDLKGAETDLNRALKMNPDNTEAHYNLAWLLLLTGRFQRGWEELEWRWNLDEFSKRAFDMPAWTGDSLNGRTVLVHAEQGFGDTIQFSRFLSDIPKDGGQVILECQPPLVNLLKDLPGLDAIVPAGTTLPAADLHTPLLSLPRLLHYNGARTPASAGYLAAPSQRSASLTLADTGKRRIGLVWAGSPDNKIEGRRKVDIESFLSLFDSTDADFVALQVGPRSKDVIAFPEQRIIFQCEDKVRTFADTAAVIDQLDLVIGVDTSVIHLSAALGKPTWILLPFMPDYRWGLGRETTAWYDSMRLFRQPDRGDWRPVFSQICQALRSW; translated from the coding sequence ATGACCAGCACTGAAGACATAAACAGCGCCCGTGCCTTGTATTTGTCTGGTGATCTTGCGGCGGCCAAGCAAGCCTACGATAACGCTTTGGCCTCGGGCGGTTCTCTTGAGCTCTGTAACCTGGGCCTTGGCCTCATTGCCATGGACCGACAACAGGTAGACGAGGCGCTGCGTCATCTCACCATTGCCGCCCAGCCAGACGACAGTATTGAAGCCAAGATTGCCTTATCCTTGGCGCTGACAAAGGCAGACCGTTTTGAAGAAGCCCTTAGCGTCCTGGAAAAATCGGCGGCGCTGTTTCCGAATGAGAGCGCTCTCTGGCGGCTCAAAGGTAAGACAGAGCTCAAGTGCGCGCGGCGCACAGAAGCCCTGGACAGTTTTTTAAAAGCGCAAGCACTTACCCCTCAAGACACAAACATCTTAAACGACCTTGGCGTCACATGCCGCGCCTTGAAACGCTATGCCGAGGCTGAATCCTACTATCGCCAAGCAATTTCACTTAACCCGTCATTGCCCGTAGCCCACGCAAATCTGGGCAATGTTCTGGAACTGCAGGGCCGAGGCGATGAGGCTGAGCAGGCTTTAAGGACTGCGCTCAAGCTCAACCCGAAAGACCAGGACGCCGCCTATAATCTAGCGACACTCCTCATCAAACGTGAGCGCCCTCAAGAAGCAGGACCTGTTTTAGAAATTCTGCTGACCACGCACCCTGACCGCTGGGATGCCTTAACCAACCTTGCTGTCTGCAAATTGCATGTCGGGGACCTTAAGGGCGCTGAAACAGATTTAAATCGCGCCCTCAAGATGAACCCGGACAATACAGAAGCGCATTATAATTTAGCATGGCTGTTGCTGCTGACCGGTCGTTTCCAGCGCGGCTGGGAAGAACTTGAATGGCGTTGGAATCTCGATGAGTTCTCAAAACGCGCCTTCGATATGCCTGCTTGGACAGGGGATTCTCTGAATGGCCGAACAGTACTGGTGCATGCGGAGCAAGGTTTTGGAGATACGATTCAGTTTTCACGGTTTCTATCTGATATTCCAAAAGACGGCGGGCAGGTCATTTTGGAATGCCAACCGCCTTTGGTGAACCTCTTAAAAGATCTTCCCGGCCTTGATGCCATTGTCCCGGCGGGAACCACATTGCCCGCTGCGGATCTCCATACCCCCCTGCTCTCTCTCCCCAGGCTGCTCCACTATAATGGGGCACGAACACCGGCAAGTGCAGGTTATCTCGCTGCCCCTTCACAACGGTCAGCGTCACTAACCCTTGCCGACACCGGGAAACGCCGCATTGGTCTCGTCTGGGCCGGCTCACCAGACAATAAAATTGAGGGACGCCGGAAGGTGGACATCGAGTCCTTTTTATCGCTGTTTGACTCAACCGATGCAGACTTTGTCGCCCTTCAGGTCGGCCCCCGGAGCAAAGATGTCATTGCCTTCCCTGAGCAGCGGATTATTTTCCAATGCGAGGACAAAGTGAGGACCTTCGCAGATACCGCCGCGGTTATTGATCAACTCGACCTGGTGATCGGTGTGGATACATCTGTAATCCACCTCTCCGCCGCACTGGGTAAACCCACTTGGATCCTGTTACCCTTTATGCCCGATTACCGTTGGGGACTCGGGCGAGAAACCACGGCCTGGTACGACAGTATGCGGTTGTTCCGGCAGCCTGACCGTGGCGACTGGAGGCCCGTTTTCAGCCAAATCTGCCAGGCGTTAAGGTCCTGGTAA
- a CDS encoding tetratricopeptide repeat-containing glycosyltransferase family protein, with amino-acid sequence MTIDTDLIDGFLQDAEGAIARSAMKQAKVLYQGVLRVDETNITALTQLGALAFADADFHQALVFYGLAIEQENRDPDIHHALAAVYWKLGQTDKAERAFDTALRIEPNHEPALMDKARLLQSLGRLDESEQLYLQLTSKNTSRVDAIFNRGVVMFRKGNLVAAERWFRQAARLDPNGSRPMINLALIYRYWGRYEAARTLLTQVIERDPDQVDAHWNLANLDLLLGNLKDGFVRKEWRFKRAGFLPPRRDLPMWDGSSDTGKGLLLVVEQGFGDTIQMVRFAKTLSDQGHRVGIEAQPTLHGLLSTVPGISDVLAPGEPSNEYSYWLPIMSLPAALGIEENTIPRAVPYVSVPVKTPRPHLGGAGIKVGLVWRGNPKHETDHLRSIPLSFWGEILKIPGVDFYSLQVGTDGTELQAAQKKYNITDVAPELTDFSATAAWVNQLDYVITVDTAMAHLAGAMKKPVWLLVSPANDWRWMKGRHDSPWYRTLHIFRAARIGRWHDLISKVARILEQRV; translated from the coding sequence ATGACAATAGACACAGACCTGATCGACGGCTTTTTGCAAGATGCGGAGGGTGCCATTGCCCGCAGCGCAATGAAGCAGGCAAAAGTTCTGTATCAAGGGGTGCTGCGTGTTGATGAAACCAATATCACCGCTTTAACTCAACTGGGTGCGTTGGCTTTTGCTGATGCAGATTTTCATCAAGCGCTGGTTTTTTATGGACTGGCTATTGAGCAAGAAAACCGGGACCCTGATATTCACCACGCTTTGGCGGCCGTGTACTGGAAGCTCGGTCAAACTGATAAGGCGGAGCGAGCGTTCGACACAGCTTTGCGGATTGAGCCAAATCACGAGCCAGCCCTGATGGACAAAGCCCGGCTTTTACAGTCGCTCGGTAGACTGGATGAGTCTGAGCAGTTGTATTTGCAACTCACTTCAAAAAACACTTCGCGGGTGGATGCGATTTTCAATCGTGGCGTCGTCATGTTTCGCAAGGGCAACTTGGTTGCGGCAGAGCGGTGGTTTCGCCAGGCTGCAAGACTCGACCCCAATGGGTCTCGACCGATGATTAATTTGGCGCTGATTTATCGTTACTGGGGGCGCTATGAGGCGGCCCGCACGTTGCTGACCCAAGTTATTGAGCGCGACCCTGATCAAGTCGACGCCCATTGGAATTTAGCGAACCTGGATCTTTTATTGGGCAACTTGAAAGACGGTTTTGTCCGCAAAGAATGGCGATTTAAGAGGGCGGGTTTCCTGCCGCCGCGGCGCGATCTGCCCATGTGGGATGGCTCCAGTGACACCGGCAAAGGCTTGCTCCTTGTTGTCGAGCAGGGGTTTGGCGATACCATCCAAATGGTGCGCTTTGCCAAAACCTTATCTGATCAGGGACACAGGGTCGGCATTGAGGCGCAACCAACGCTGCATGGCCTTTTATCGACTGTGCCCGGCATCTCTGATGTGCTGGCCCCAGGGGAGCCGTCTAATGAGTACAGCTATTGGCTGCCCATTATGTCGTTGCCAGCGGCGCTGGGTATTGAAGAAAACACAATCCCGCGGGCTGTACCCTATGTGTCTGTGCCGGTAAAAACGCCGCGTCCACATTTGGGAGGCGCGGGCATAAAGGTTGGTTTGGTCTGGCGGGGAAATCCCAAGCATGAAACCGATCATCTCAGATCCATACCGTTGTCCTTTTGGGGTGAGATCTTAAAGATCCCGGGTGTTGATTTTTATAGCCTTCAGGTTGGCACAGACGGTACAGAGCTTCAGGCTGCACAAAAGAAGTATAACATCACTGACGTTGCGCCAGAGTTAACAGATTTTAGTGCCACCGCTGCTTGGGTTAATCAGCTTGATTATGTGATTACGGTTGATACGGCCATGGCCCATCTCGCTGGTGCCATGAAAAAGCCGGTCTGGCTTTTGGTGTCACCGGCCAATGATTGGCGATGGATGAAGGGTCGGCATGACTCGCCCTGGTACCGCACCCTGCACATCTTCCGCGCCGCGCGCATTGGGCGCTGGCATGATTTGATCAGCAAGGTTGCTCGCATACTGGAGCAACGCGTATAA
- a CDS encoding 3-deoxy-D-manno-octulosonic acid transferase produces MLSLYAFLTDIAAWPLRALLRVRSWRGKEEPLRLAERRGLSALRRPEGVLVWCHAASVGESLAVLPLIQNLIDTSGMHVLLTTGTTTSARLMAERLPTRVIHQFAPMDRRAWISKFLSHWQPNIAVRMESELWPNTLIALKDGGVPVLIINGRLSGRTVKGWARFPGAAKAVMNCIDLVLAQSNEHAEKFRALGARQVKVASNLKLAAPPLPVDQKTVAELKSMIGQRPLWLAASTHPGEEDIIFSVHKILADKYPNVLTIVVPRHPHRGSEIVKQGRNENLQIVHRGAGQEITNTTSIYVADTLGELGSFFTVAPIVFMGKSLTVRDGAKGGQNPIEPAHFECAIVFGPHMENFDDVAAMMVRKKMALQVANENELAMTVSALFGSADTRQALALAAKEIALTGSDAVGDVLAAIQDLLKVVPRGLNHG; encoded by the coding sequence ATGCTCTCTCTTTACGCCTTTCTTACGGATATTGCCGCGTGGCCTTTGCGAGCTCTGCTGCGGGTCAGATCATGGCGTGGCAAAGAAGAACCCCTGCGATTGGCGGAACGCCGAGGGCTGTCTGCACTGCGCCGCCCCGAGGGCGTACTGGTGTGGTGCCACGCCGCGAGTGTTGGAGAGTCTCTGGCTGTATTGCCGCTCATTCAAAATCTAATCGACACCTCGGGAATGCATGTTCTCCTGACCACCGGCACAACCACCAGTGCACGCCTTATGGCAGAGCGCCTGCCCACGCGGGTTATTCATCAATTCGCCCCCATGGACAGACGGGCCTGGATTTCGAAATTTCTGAGTCATTGGCAACCCAACATCGCCGTTCGCATGGAATCAGAGCTGTGGCCAAACACGCTAATCGCGCTGAAAGATGGCGGCGTTCCAGTTCTCATCATCAATGGGCGCTTGTCAGGCCGCACGGTAAAAGGCTGGGCGCGATTTCCCGGTGCAGCTAAAGCCGTGATGAACTGCATTGATCTGGTTTTGGCACAATCGAACGAACACGCGGAGAAATTTCGTGCACTCGGCGCCAGGCAAGTCAAGGTCGCCAGCAATTTGAAGTTGGCGGCCCCGCCGCTGCCGGTGGACCAAAAAACGGTGGCCGAGCTAAAATCTATGATTGGTCAGCGACCACTGTGGCTTGCTGCAAGCACACACCCTGGCGAAGAAGACATCATCTTCTCTGTGCATAAAATCTTGGCCGATAAATATCCTAATGTTCTGACCATAGTTGTGCCGCGCCATCCCCATCGCGGGTCAGAGATTGTCAAACAAGGCAGAAACGAAAACCTGCAAATCGTGCACCGTGGCGCCGGTCAAGAGATTACGAACACGACCAGTATTTATGTGGCGGACACCCTCGGCGAGTTAGGGTCCTTCTTCACCGTGGCCCCTATCGTTTTTATGGGAAAAAGCCTTACCGTTAGAGACGGCGCTAAGGGTGGCCAAAATCCTATTGAACCAGCCCATTTCGAATGTGCCATAGTGTTTGGCCCGCATATGGAAAATTTCGATGATGTTGCGGCAATGATGGTGCGCAAAAAAATGGCCCTTCAGGTGGCGAATGAAAATGAACTGGCTATGACGGTTAGTGCGCTATTTGGCTCCGCAGACACCAGACAGGCTTTGGCCCTGGCCGCCAAAGAGATTGCGCTGACCGGGTCTGATGCGGTGGGAGACGTCTTAGCCGCCATTCAGGACCTCTTGAAAGTGGTGCCCAGGGGGCTCAATCATGGCTGA
- a CDS encoding glycosyltransferase family 4 protein, which translates to MKEPISQPVVIGWQVGVPSGWGTYGLNLALQLAQKGVDIGLPFLAKILNLSDTQPDLLASAIANREHFRNTEGKIEGQTVSGIFLRALGDGLDFPPFLDGWSADIDIGVVFFESADVPTENLTRAAALRAVITGSQWNTDVLRAAGLNNVFNCPQGIDPALFCPGSRTGRFQDRFAVFSGGKLEYRKGQDLVVAAFKQFQKRHPEALLVTAWQNPWPEAADSLKMSPHISGVPRRTEDGLLNINEWLLGEGLAPDSFIDLGALANSQTPAVLREMDVAVFPSRCEGGTNLVAMEAMACSVPTILSRNTGHLDLFGDDTCFGIDLQIPLGEVMGRKDMEGWGESSIEEMVQKLELAYAHRDQAKRIASNGANFMKAWSWSTQVDRLLDVLTDVS; encoded by the coding sequence ATGAAAGAGCCGATATCTCAGCCAGTTGTTATTGGATGGCAGGTCGGCGTGCCCAGCGGTTGGGGGACATATGGCTTGAACCTCGCGTTACAACTCGCTCAAAAGGGGGTTGATATCGGTCTGCCTTTTCTCGCCAAAATCTTAAACTTAAGTGACACACAGCCAGACCTTTTGGCTTCAGCGATCGCGAACCGCGAGCATTTCAGAAATACCGAAGGCAAAATCGAAGGCCAGACCGTCTCGGGAATTTTTCTGCGGGCTTTGGGCGACGGATTAGATTTTCCGCCCTTTTTAGATGGATGGTCGGCAGATATTGATATCGGTGTGGTGTTTTTTGAATCTGCGGACGTGCCCACAGAGAACCTGACGCGGGCTGCAGCTCTGAGGGCTGTTATTACGGGGTCGCAGTGGAACACAGATGTTTTGCGCGCAGCCGGTCTCAACAACGTTTTTAACTGTCCGCAAGGGATCGACCCTGCCCTGTTTTGTCCAGGCAGCAGGACGGGCCGTTTTCAAGATCGCTTCGCCGTTTTTTCCGGCGGCAAGCTCGAGTATCGCAAAGGCCAAGATTTGGTTGTTGCGGCGTTTAAACAGTTTCAAAAACGCCACCCTGAAGCTCTGTTGGTGACGGCCTGGCAAAATCCATGGCCAGAGGCGGCGGACTCTCTGAAAATGTCTCCGCATATTTCTGGCGTGCCCCGCCGCACAGAAGACGGCCTGTTAAATATCAATGAGTGGTTGTTGGGCGAGGGGCTTGCGCCTGACTCCTTTATCGATCTCGGCGCCCTTGCCAATTCACAAACGCCAGCGGTCTTGCGGGAGATGGATGTTGCCGTGTTTCCAAGCCGCTGCGAGGGCGGAACGAATCTCGTGGCCATGGAAGCTATGGCCTGCAGTGTACCCACTATTCTCTCACGTAACACCGGGCACTTAGACTTGTTTGGGGATGACACGTGTTTTGGGATCGACTTGCAAATTCCTCTGGGTGAGGTCATGGGACGAAAAGATATGGAGGGTTGGGGCGAGTCTTCTATCGAAGAGATGGTGCAGAAGTTGGAACTGGCTTACGCCCATCGCGATCAGGCGAAACGCATTGCCAGCAATGGCGCAAATTTTATGAAAGCATGGTCCTGGTCAACGCAGGTAGACCGGTTGCTGGATGTTCTCACAGACGTTTCTTGA